In Dysidea avara chromosome 3, odDysAvar1.4, whole genome shotgun sequence, a single window of DNA contains:
- the LOC136249242 gene encoding alpha-L-fucosidase-like, producing MLSVVTAIVILSCVSGQYKPTWDSLNSRPLPKWYDQSKFGIFIHWGVYSVPSFKSEWFWYYWKTGNDSDLVEFMERNYPLGFEYPDFAPMFKAELFDPKAWAELFQKAGARYVVLTSKHHEGFTNWPSKYSWNWNSVDTGPHRDLVGDLAAAIRNYTDIHFGLYYSLFEWYHPLFLQDKANQFKTNDYMREVMQPQLHEIVETYKPELIWADGYGGAYDDYWQSREFLAWLYNSSPVKDTVVVNDRWGHGDQCINGGYFTCHDRYNPGVLQKHKWEDADTIDKSSWGYQRNIPLQGYHTTEDLVHLLVSVVSCGGNLLLNVGPTHDGRIMPIFEERLLEIGEWLNINGQCIYGSVPWLHQNDTISPNVWYTSGGNVTGETSTVYAVLLDWPSNSSVLLGALSSHHVTSVEMLGLTGTPLKFSLNSDGLQVTLPNLLPSSNLKWAWTLKITVQ from the exons ATGTTGTCTGTGGTAACAGCGATAGTGATATTGAGTTGTGTTTCTGGTCAATACAAACCCACGTGGGACTCGTTAAACAGTAGGCCACTACCAAAATGGTACGACCAGTCGAAGTTTGGAATCTTCATTCACTGGGGGGTGTACAGTGTGCCTAGTTTCAAGTCGGAGTGGTTCTGGTATTATTGGAAGACAGGGAATGATTCTGATTTGGTAGAGTTTATGGAGAGAAATTATCCTCTGGGGTTTGAGTATCCAGACTTTGCTCCAATGTTCAAAGCTGAATTGTTTGATCCCAAAGCTTGGGCTGAGCTGTTTCAGAAGGCTGGAGCaag GTATGTGGTACTGACTAGTAAACATCATGAAGGATTCACCAATTGGCCATCCAAGTACTCATGGAATTGGAATAGCGTTGATACTGGACCACACAGGGACCTTGTTG GTGATTTAGCTGCTGCTATAAGAAACTACACTGATATTCATTTTGGTCTCTACTATTCATTGTTTGAATGGTACCATCCTCTGTTCTTGCAAGACAAAGCCAACCAGTTCAAAACCAATGACTACATGaga GAAGTGATGCAGCCACAACTACATGAGATAGTGGAGACATACAAACCAGAGTTGATATGGGCAGATGGGTATGGAGGTGCTTATGATGATTACTGGCAGAGCAGAGAATTTCTTGCTTGGTTATACAACAGTAG TCCAGTCAAGGATACTGTTGTGGTCAATGATCGCTGGGGTCATGGTGATCAGTGTATAAATGGTGGATACTTCACCTGTCATGACCGATATAACCCGG GAGTATTGCAGAAGCACAAGTGGGAAGATGCTGATACGATAGACAAGAGCTCATGGGGTTATCAGAGGAATATACCACTACAGGGTTACCATACTACTGAAGACCTAGTACATCTCTTAGTATCTGTTGTCAG TTGTGGTGGTAACCTGTTACTCAATGTTGGTCCCACACATGATGGGAGGATAATGCCAATATTTGAGGAGAGGCTACTAGAGATTG GTGAATGGCTTAACATCAATGGACAGTGTATATATGGATCAGTACCATGGTTACATCAGAATGACACCATCAGTCCTAATGTGTG GTACACAAGTGGTGGTAATGTGACTGGTGAGACATCAACAGTGTATGCTGTACTACTGGACTGGCCTAGTAATAGCAGTGTGTTACTGGGAGCATTGTCATCTCATCATGTGACCTCTGTGGAGATGTTGGGATTGACTG GAACACCTTTAAAGTTCTCATTAAATTCTGATGGGCTACAAGTCACTCTACCTAACCTCCTTCCATCTTCTAACTTGAAATGGGCATGGACACTAAAGATAACAGTGCAGTGA
- the LOC136249241 gene encoding alpha-L-fucosidase-like, whose product MSMLVARLFVLSTLCAPWVTAEYQPTWNSLNSRPLPKWYDQSKFGIFLHWGVYSVPSFRSEWFWTYWKVRKYPDVVEFMEKNYPPGFEYPEFAPMFKAELFDPKAWAELFQKAGARYVVLTSKHHEGFTNWPSKYSWNWNSVDTGPHRDLVGDVAAAIRNYTDIHFGLYYSLYEWFHPLWQEDKANKHATQYYVEEVMQPQLHEIVETYKPELIWADGSGGALDTYWKSREFLAWLYNHSPVKDTVVVNDRWGINDQCKNGGYFTCHDRYHPKSLQKYKWEDATTIQKSSWGYQRNTDISGYRTTNELVDLLVSVVSCGGNLLLNVGPTHDGRIMPIFEERLLEIGEWLNINGQCIYGSVPWLHQNDTISPNVWYTSGGNVTGETSTVYAVLLDWPSNSSVLLGALSSHHVTSVEMLGLTGTPLKFSSVSDGLQVTLPNLLPSSNLKWAWTLKITLQ is encoded by the exons ATGAGTATGTTGGTCGCGAGATTGTTTGTGTTGTCAACACTGTGTGCTCCTTGGGTGACTGCTGAATACCAGCCGACTTGGAACTCGTTAAACAGTAGGCCACTACCAAAATGGTACGACCAGTCGAAGTTTGGAATATTCCTACACTGGGGAGTGTACAGTGTGCCTAGTTTTCGGTCAGAATGGTTCTGGACCTACTGGAAAGTCCGAAAATATCCTGACGTTGTCGAATTTATGGAGAAGAACTATCCTCCGGGATTTGAGTATCCGGAATTTGCTCCAATGTTTAAAGCTGAATTGTTTGACCCCAAAGCTTGGGCTGAACTATTTCAGAAGGCTGGAGCAAG GTATGTAGTTCTGACTAGTAAACATCATGAAGGATTCACCAATTGGCCATCCAAGTACTCATGGAATTGGAATAGTGTTGATACTGGACCACACAGGGACCTTGTTG GTGATGTAGCTGCTGCTATAAGAAACTACACTGATATTCATTTTGGTCTCTACTACTCATTGTATGAATGGTTCCATCCTTTGTGGCAAGAAGATAAAGCTAATAAGCATGCAACACAATATTATGTTGAA GAAGTGATGCAGCCACAACTACATGAGATAGTGGAGACATACAAACCAGAGTTGATATGGGCAGATGGTTCAGGAGGGGCTCTTGATACTTATTGGAAGAGCAGAGAATTTCTTGCTTGGCTATATAATCATAG TCCAGTCAAGGATACTGTTGTGGTCAATGATCGTTGGGGTATAAATGATCAGTGTAAAAATGGTGGATACTTTACTTGCCATGATCGCTACCACCCAA AGTCTCTTCAGAAGTACAAGTGGGAAGATGCCACTACTATACAAAAGTCTTCATGGGGTTACCAGAGAAACACTGATATCTCAGGATACCGTACCACAAATGAATTAGTGGATCTTTTGGTATCAGTAgtgag TTGTGGTGGTAACCTGTTACTCAATGTTGGTCCCACACATGATGGGAGGATAATGCCAATATTTGAGGAGAGGCTACTAGAGATTG GTGAATGGCTTAACATCAATGGACAGTGTATATATGGGTCAGTACCATGGTTACATCAGAATGACACCATCAGTCCTAATGTGTG GTACACAAGTGGTGGTAATGTGACTGGTGAGACATCAACAGTGTATGCTGTACTACTGGACTGGCCTAGTAATAGCAGTGTGTTACTGGGAGCATTGTCATCCCATCATGTGACCTCTGTGGAGATGTTGGGGTTGACAG GAACACCATTAAAGTTCTCATCAGTTTCTGATGGACTGCAAGTTACTCTACCTAACCTTCTTCCGTCTTCTAACTTGAAGTGGGCATGGACACTGAAGATCACACTTCAATAA
- the LOC136249243 gene encoding alpha-L-fucosidase-like — translation MNILILLTTLCVSLVTAQYQPTWDSLNSRPLPKWYDQSKFGIFLHWGVYSVPSLVSEWFWDDWKVRNVTTVIEYMKKNYPQGFGYPDFAPMFKAELFNPKAWVELFQKAGARYVVLTSKHIDGFTNWPSKYSWNWNSVDTGPQRDLVGDLAAAIRNYSDIHFGVYYSLYEWFHPLWQEDKANDFKTQYYVEEVMQPQLHEVVETYKPELIWADAYGGEIDTYWKSTEFLAWLYNSSPVKDTVVVNDRWGSGDRCKNGGYFTCHDHYNPGVLEQYKWEDATTLQKSSWGYDRSVGLDGYATTEEIINQLVIVVSCGGNLLLNVGPTHDGRIMPIFEERLLEIGEWLNINGQCIYGSVPWLHQNDTIGPNVWYTSGGNVTGETSTVYAVLLDWPSNSSVLLGALSSHHVTSVEMLGLTETPLKFSSVSDGLQVTLPNLLPSSNLKWAWALKIVVQ, via the exons ATGAATATTTTGATTTTGTTGACAACACTGTGTGTTTCATTGGTGACAGCTCAATACCAGCCGACTTGGGATTCATTAAACAGTAGGCCACTACCAAAATGGTACGACCAGTCGAAGTTTGGAATATTCCTACACTGGGGAGTGTACAGTGTACCTAGTTTAGTATCAGAGTGGTTCTGGGATGACTGGAAAGTCAGGAACGTCACTACCGTTATTGAATATATGAAGAAGAATTATCCTCAGGGATTTGGGTATCCAGACTTTGCCCCAATGTTCAAAGCTGAATTGTTTAATCCCAAAGCTTGGGTTGAACTGTTTCAGAAGGCTGGAGCAAg GTATGTGGTACTGACTAGTAAACATATTGATGGATTCACCAATTGGCCATCCAAGTACTCATGGAATTGGAATAGTGTTGACACTGGACCACAGAGAGACCTTGTTG GTGATTTAGCTGCTGCTATAAGGAACTACTCTGATATTCATTTTGGTGTTTACTACTCCCTGTATGAATGGTTCCATCCTTTGTGGCAAGAGGATAAGGCGAATGACTTTAAGACACAATATTATGTTGAG GAAGTGATGCAGCCACAACTACATGAGGTAGTGGAGACCTACAAACCAGAGTTGATATGGGCTGATGCTTATGGAGGAGAAATAGACACCTACTGGAAGAGCACAGAGTTTCTTGCCTGGCTATATAACAGCAG TCCAGTCAAGGATACTGTTGTGGTCAATGATCGCTGGGGTAGTGGTGATCGTTGTAAAAATGGTGGATATTTTACATGTCACGATCACTACAATCCAG GTGTACTTGAGCAGTACAAATGGGAGGATGCTACAACACTACAGAAGAGCTCTTGGGGTTATGATAGAAGTGTTGGCCTTGATGGGTATGCTACAACTGAAGAAATAATAAACCAGTTGGTGATTGTGGTCAG TTGTGGTGGTAACCTGTTACTCAATGTTGGTCCCACACATGATGGGAGGATAATGCCGATATTTGAGGAGAGGCTACTAGAGATTG GTGAATGGCTTAACATCAATGGACAGTGTATATATGGGTCAGTACCATGGTTACATCAGAATGACACCATCGGTCCTAATGTGTG GTACACAAGTGGTGGTAATGTGACTGGTGAGACATCAACAGTGTATGCTGTACTACTGGACTGGCCTAGTAATAGCAGTGTGTTACTGGGAGCATTGTCATCCCATCATGTGACGTCTGTGGAGATGTTGGGACTGACAG AAACTCCATTAAAGTTCTCATCAGTTTCTGATGGACTACAAGTTACTCTACCTAACCTTCTTCCATCTTCTAACTTGAAGTGGGCATGGGCACTGAAGATTGTAGTACAGTAA